A stretch of the Acanthochromis polyacanthus isolate Apoly-LR-REF ecotype Palm Island chromosome 22, KAUST_Apoly_ChrSc, whole genome shotgun sequence genome encodes the following:
- the LOC110971729 gene encoding protein FAM186A-like isoform X10: MQSRLVEMGSWKQHPTVDRCSFVSRCSFVSRCPLVSRYSFVSRCCFVSRCPLLSRCPLVSKCCFVSRCPLVSRCPLVSRCSFVSRCLLVFRCLLVSRCPLVSRCCFFSRCPLVSRCPLVSRSCFVSRGLVLSPGVHLSPGVVLSPGVLLSPSVVLSPGVLLSPSVVLSPGVLLSPGVPLSPGVVLSLGVPVSLGVVLSLGVLLSPGVLLSPGVVLSPGILLSPGVLLSPGVVLSLGVLLFPGVLLSPSVVLSPGVLLSPSVVLSPSVVLSPVVVLSPGVVLSPGILLSPGVPLSPGVLLSPGVVLSLGVLLSPGVLLSPSVVLSPGVLLSPGVVLSPGILLSPGVVLSPGVVLSPGVFLSSGVFLSPGVLLSPGVVLSPGILLSPGVLLSPGVVLSPGVLLSPSVVLSPGVPLSPGVLLSPGVVLSPGVLLSPGVVLSPGVLLSPGVVLSPGVLLSPGVVLSPGILLSPGVLLSPGVVLSLGVLLSPGVLLSPSVVLSPGVLLSPSVVLSPSVVLSPVVVLSPGILLSPGVPLSPGVVLSPGVLLSPGVVLSPGILLSPGVPLSPGFLLSPGLVLSPGVPLSPGVVLSPGVLLSPSVVLSPGVLLSPGVVLSPGILLSPGVPLSPGVLLSPGVVLSLGVLLSPGVLSSPSVVLSPGVVLSPGVLLSPGVVLSPGVLLSPGVVLSLGVLLSPGVLLSPSVVLSPGVLLSPSVVLSPVVVLSPGILLSPGVPLSPGVVLSPGVLLSPDVVLSPGILLSPGVPLSPGFLLSPGVVLSPGVPLSPGVPLSPGVLLSPGVVLSPGVLLSPSVVLSPGVVLSPGVVLSPGILLSPGVLLSPGVVLSLGVLLSPGVLLSPSVVLSPGVLLSPSVVLSPVVVLSPGILLSPGVPLSPGVVLSPGVLLSPDVVLSPGILLSPGVPLSPGFLLSPGVVLSPGVPLSPGVPLSPGVLLSPGVVLSPGVLLSPSVVLSPGVVLSPGVVLSPGILLSPGVPLSPGVLLSPGVVLSLGVLLSPGVLLSPSVVLSPGVLLSPSVVLSPGVVLSPGVVLSLGVLLSPGVLLSPSVVLSPGVLLSPSVVLSPVVVLSPGILLSPGVPLSPGVVLSPGVLLSPDVVLSPGILLSPGVPLSPGFLLSPGVVLSPGVPLSPGVVLSPGVVLSPGVLLSPSVVLSPGVVLSPGVVLSPGILLSPGVPLSPGVLLSPGVVLSLGVLLSPGVLLSPSVVLSPGVLLSPSVVLSPSVVLSPVVVLSAGVVLSPGILLSPGVVLSPGVLLSPGVVLSPGILLSPGVPLSPGFLLSPGLVLSPGVPLSPGVLLSPSVVLSPGVPLSPGVLLSPGLVLSLGVLLSPGVVLSLGVLLSPCVVLSPGVLLSPGVVLSPGVLLSPGVVLSLGVLLSPGVVLSLGVLLSPGVVLSPGVLLSPGVVLSPGVLLCPGVPLPPGVVLSLGVLSSPGVLLSPLLVLSPGVLLSPGVVLSPSVLLSPGVFFVSRCPLVSRCPLVSKCSFVSRCPHVSWYPLASRCCFVSRCPLVSRCPLVSRSFFVSRSCFISRCPLVSRCPLVSRCSFVSRCFFFVSRCPLVSRCPLVSRCCFVSWCPLVSRCFFVSRCPLVSRCPLVSKCSFVSRCPHVSRYPLASRCCFVSRCPLVSRCPLVSRCSFVSRCFFFVSRCFFLSLGVLLSPGVLLSPGVVLSLGVLLSPGVVLSPGVLVSPGVLVSPGVLLSPGVL; this comes from the exons atgcagagtagactggtggaaatgggcagctggaagcagcatCCAACAGTGGACAGGTGTAgttttgtctccaggtgtagttttgtctccaggtgtcctcttgtctccaggtATAGTTTTGTCTCCagatgttgttttgtctccaggtgtcctcttttgtccaggtgtcctcttgtctccaagtgttgttttgtctccaggtgtccccttgtctccaggtgtcctcttgtctccaggtgtagttttgtctccaggtgtcTTCTTGTCTTCAGGTGTCTTCTTGTTTCCAggtgtcctcttgtctccaggtgttgttttttctccaggtgtcctcttgtctccaggtgtcctcttgtctccaggtcttgttttgtctccagaggtcttgttttgtctccaggtgtccacttgtctccaggtgtagttttgtctccaggtgtcctcttgtctccaagtgttgttttgtctccaggtgtcctcttgtctccaagtgttgttttgtctccaggtgtcctcttgtctccaggtgtccccttgtctccaggtgtagttttgtctcttGGTGTCCCCGTGTCTCTAGGTGTAGTCTTGTCTCTAggtgtcctcttgtctccaggtgtcctcttgtctccaggtgtagttttgtctcctggtatcctcttgtctccaggtgtcctcttgtctccaggtgtagttttgtctcttGGTGTCCTCTTGTTTCCAggtgtcctcttgtctccaagtgttgttttgtctccaggtgtcctcttgtctccaagtgttgttttgtctccaagtgttgttttgtctccagttgttgttttgtctccaggtgtagttttgtctcctggtatcctcttgtctccaggtgtccccttgtctccag gtgtcctcttgtctccaggtgtagttttgtctcttggtgtcctcttgtctccaggtgtcctcttgtctccaagtgttgttttgtctccaggtgtcctcttgtctccaggtgtagttttgtctcctggtatcctcttgtctccaggtgtagtTTTGTCCCCAGGTGTAgttttgtctccaggtgtcTTCTTGTCTTCAGGTGTCttcttgtctccaggtgtcctcttgtctccaggtgttgttttgtctcctggtatcctcttgtctccaggtgtcctcttgtctccaggtgtagttttgtctccaggtgtcctcttgtctccaagtgttgttttgtctccaggtgtccccttgtctccaggtgtcctcttgtctccaggtgtagttttgtctccaggtgtcctcttgtctccaggtgtagtcttgtctccaggtgtcctcttgtctccaggtgtagttttgtctccaggtgttctcttgtctccaggtgtagttttgtctcctggtatcctcttgtctccaggtgtcctcttgtctccaggtgtagttttgtctcttggtgtcctcttgtctccaggtgtcctcttgtctccaagtgttgttttgtctccaggtgtcctcttgtctccaagtgttgttttgtctccaagtgttgttttgtctccagttgtagttttgtctcctggtatcctcttgtctccaggtgtccccttgtctccaggtgtagttttgtctccaggtgttctcttgtctccaggtgtagttttgtctcctggtatcctcttgtctccaggtgtcccCTTGTCTCCAGGTttcctcttgtctccaggtcttgttttgtctccaggtgtccccttgtctccaggtgtagttttgtctccaggtgtcctcttgtctccaagtgttgttttgtctccaggtgtcctcttgtctccaggtgtagttttgtctcctggtatcctcttgtctccaggtgtccccttgtctccaggtgtcctcttgtctccaggtgtagttttgtctcttggtgtcctcttgtctccaggtgtcctctCTTCTCcaagtgttgttttgtctccaggtgtagtcttgtctccaggtgtcctcttgtctccaggtgtagttttgtctccaggtgttctcttgtctccaggtgtagttttgtctcttggtgtcctcttgtctccaggtgtcctcttgtctccaagtgttgttttgtctccaggtgtcctcttgtctccaagtgttgttttgtctccagttgtagttttgtctcctggtatcctcttgtctccaggtgtccccttgtctccaggtgtagtTTTGTCTCCAGGTGTTCTCTTGTCTCCAGATGTAGTTTTGTCTCCTGGTatcctcttgtctccaggtgtcccCTTGTCTCCAGGTttcctcttgtctccaggtgtagtTTTGTCTCCTGGTGTCCccttgtctccaggtgtccccttgtctccaggtgtcctcttgtctccaggtgtagttttgtctccaggtgtcctctTATCTCcaagtgttgttttgtctccaggtgttgttttgtctccaggtgtagttttgtctcctggtatcctcttgtctccaggtgtcctcttgtctccaggtgtagttttgtctcttggtgtcctcttgtctccaggtgtcctcttgtctccaagtgttgttttgtctccaggtgtcctcttgtctccaagtgttgttttgtctccagttgtagttttgtctcctggtatcctcttgtctccaggtgtccccttgtctccaggtgtagtTTTGTCTCCAGGTGTTCTCTTGTCTCCAGATGTAGTTTTGTCTCCTGGTatcctcttgtctccaggtgtcccCTTGTCTCCAGGTttcctcttgtctccaggtgtagtTTTGTCTCCTGGTGTCCccttgtctccaggtgtccccttgtctccaggtgtcctcttgtctccaggtgtagttttgtctccaggtgtcctctTATCTCcaagtgttgttttgtctccaggtgttgttttgtctccaggtgtagttttgtctcctggtatcctcttgtctccaggtgtccccttgtctccaggtgtcctcttgtctccaggtgtagttttgtctcttggtgtcctcttgtctccaggtgtcctcttgtctccaagtgttgttttgtctccaggtgtcctcttgtctccaagtgttgttttgtctccaggtgtagttttgtctcctggtgtagttttgtctcttggtgtcctcttgtctccaggtgtcctcttgtctccaagtgttgttttgtctccaggtgtcctcttgtctccaagtgttgttttgtctccagttgtagttttgtctcctggtatcctcttgtctccaggtgtccccttgtctccaggtgtagtTTTGTCTCCAGGTGTTCTCTTGTCTCCAGATGTAGTTTTGTCTCCTGGTatcctcttgtctccaggtgtcccCTTGTCTCCAGGTttcctcttgtctccaggtgttgttttgtctccaggtgtccccttgtctccaggtgttgttttgtctccaggtgtagttttgtctccaggtgtcctctTATCTCcaagtgttgttttgtctccaggtgttgttttgtctccaggtgtagttttgtctcctggtatcctcttgtctccaggtgtccccttgtctccaggtgtcctcttgtctccaggtgtagttttgtctcttggtgtcctcttgtctccaggtgtcctcttgtctccaagtgttgttttgtctccaggtgtTCTCTTGTCTCcaagtgttgttttgtctccaagtgttgttttgtctccagttgttgttttgtctgcaggtgtagttttgtctcctggtatcctcttgtctccaggtgtagttttgtctccaggtgttctcttgtctccaggtgtagttttgtctcctggtatcctcttgtctccaggtgtcccCTTGTCTCCAGGTttcctcttgtctccaggtcttgttttgtctccaggtgtccccttgtctccaggtgtcctcttgtctccaagtgttgttttgtctccaggtgtccccttgtctccaggtgtcctcttgtctccaggtTTAGTTTTGTCTCTTGGTGTtctcttgtctccaggtgtagttttgtctctaggtgtcctcttgtctccatgtgtagtcttgtctccaggtgtcctcttgtctccaggtgtagttttgtctccaggtgtcctcttgtctccaggtgtagttttgtctctAGGTGTtctcttgtctccaggtgtagttttgtctctaggtgtcctcttgtctccaggtgtagtcttgtctccaggtgtcctcttgtctccaggtgtcgttttgtctccaggtgttctcttgtgtccaggtgtccccttgCCTCcaggtgttgttttgtctctagGTGTCCTCTCTTCTCCAGGTGTCCTGTTGTCTCcacttcttgttttgtctccaggtgtcctcttgtctccaggtgtagttttgtctccaagtgtcctcttgtctccaggtgttttttttgtctctcggtgtcctcttgtctccaggtgtcctcttgtctccaagtgtagttttgtctccaggtgtcctcATGTCTCTTGGTATCCTCTTGCCTCcaggtgttgttttgtctctaggtgtcctcttgtctccaggtgtcctcttgtctccaggtctttttttgtctccagGTCTTGTTTTATCTCCAggtgtcctcttgtctccaggtgtcctcttgtctccaggtgtagttttgtctccaggtgttttttttttgtctctaggtgtcctcttgtctccaggtgtcctcttgtctccaggtgttgttttgtctcttggtgtcctcttgtctccaggtgtttttttgtctctaggtgtcctcttgtctccaggtgtcctcttgtctccaagtgtagttttgtctccaggtgtcctcATGTCTCTAGGTATCCTCTTGCCTCcaggtgttgttttgtctctaggtgtcctcttgtctccaggtgtcctcttgtctccaggtgtagttttgtctccaggtgttttttttttgtctccaggtgtttttttttgtctctaggtgtcctcttgtctccaggtgtcctcttgtctccaggtgttgttttgtctcttggtgtcctcttgtctccaggtgtagttttgtctccaggtgtcctcgtgtctccaggtgtcctcgtgtctccaggtgtcctcttgtctccaggtgtcctctAG
- the LOC110971729 gene encoding collagen alpha-1(IV) chain-like isoform X9, with protein MQSRLVEMGSWKQHPTVDRCSFVSRCSFVSRCPLVSRYSFVSRCCFVSRCPLLSRCPLVSKCCFVSRCPLVSRCPLVSRCSFVSRCLLVFRCLLVSRCPLVSRCCFFSRCPLVSRCPLVSRSCFVSRGLVLSPGVHLSPGVVLSPGVLLSPSVVLSPGVLLSPSVVLSPGVLLSPGVPLSPGVVLSLGVPVSLGVVLSLGVLLSPGVLLSPGVVLSPGILLSPGVLLSPGVVLSLGVLLFPGVLLSPSVVLSPGVLLSPSVVLSPSVVLSPVVVLSPGVVLSPGILLSPGVPLSPGVLLSPGVVLSPGILLSPGVPLSPGVLLSPGVVLSLGVLLSPGVLLSPSVVLSPGVLLSPGVVLSPGILLSPGVVLSPGVVLSPGVFLSSGVFLSPGVLLSPGVVLSPGILLSPGVLLSPGVVLSPGVLLSPSVVLSPGVPLSPGVLLSPGVVLSPGVLLSPGVVLSPGVLLSPGVVLSPGVLLSPGVVLSPGILLSPGVLLSPGVVLSLGVLLSPGVLLSPSVVLSPGVLLSPSVVLSPSVVLSPVVVLSPGILLSPGVPLSPGVVLSPGVLLSPGVVLSPGILLSPGVPLSPGFLLSPGLVLSPGVPLSPGVVLSPGVLLSPSVVLSPGVLLSPGVVLSPGILLSPGVPLSPGVLLSPGVVLSLGVLLSPGVLSSPSVVLSPGVVLSPGVLLSPGVVLSPGVLLSPGVVLSLGVLLSPGVLLSPSVVLSPGVLLSPSVVLSPVVVLSPGILLSPGVPLSPGVVLSPGVLLSPDVVLSPGILLSPGVPLSPGFLLSPGVVLSPGVPLSPGVPLSPGVLLSPGVVLSPGVLLSPSVVLSPGVVLSPGVVLSPGILLSPGVLLSPGVVLSLGVLLSPGVLLSPSVVLSPGVLLSPSVVLSPVVVLSPGILLSPGVPLSPGVVLSPGVLLSPDVVLSPGILLSPGVPLSPGFLLSPGVVLSPGVPLSPGVPLSPGVLLSPGVVLSPGVLLSPSVVLSPGVVLSPGVVLSPGILLSPGVPLSPGVLLSPGVVLSLGVLLSPGVLLSPSVVLSPGVLLSPSVVLSPGVVLSPGVVLSLGVLLSPGVLLSPSVVLSPGVLLSPSVVLSPVVVLSPGILLSPGVPLSPGVVLSPGVLLSPDVVLSPGILLSPGVPLSPGFLLSPGVVLSPGVPLSPGVVLSPGVVLSPGVLLSPSVVLSPGVVLSPGVVLSPGILLSPGVPLSPGVLLSPGVVLSLGVLLSPGVLLSPSVVLSPGVLLSPSVVLSPSVVLSPVVVLSAGVVLSPGILLSPGVVLSPGVLLSPGVVLSPGILLSPGVPLSPGFLLSPGLVLSPGVPLSPGVLLSPSVVLSPGVPLSPGVLLSPGLVLSLGVLLSPGVVLSLGVLLSPCVVLSPGVLLSPGVVLSPGVLLSPGVVLSLGVLLSPGVVLSLGVLLSPGVVLSPGVLLSPGVVLSPGVLLCPGVPLPPGVVLSLGVLSSPGVLLSPLLVLSPGVLLSPGVVLSPSVLLSPGVFFVSRCPLVSRCPLVSKCSFVSRCPHVSWYPLASRCCFVSRCPLVSRCPLVSRSFFVSRSCFISRCPLVSRCPLVSRCSFVSRCFFFVSRCPLVSRCPLVSRCCFVSWCPLVSRCFFVSRCPLVSRCPLVSKCSFVSRCPHVSRYPLASRCCFVSRCPLVSRCPLVSRCSFVSRCFFFVSRCFFLSLGVLLSPGVLLSPGVVLSLGVLLSPGVVLSPGVLVSPGVLVSPGVLLSPGVL; from the exons atgcagagtagactggtggaaatgggcagctggaagcagcatCCAACAGTGGACAGGTGTAgttttgtctccaggtgtagttttgtctccaggtgtcctcttgtctccaggtATAGTTTTGTCTCCagatgttgttttgtctccaggtgtcctcttttgtccaggtgtcctcttgtctccaagtgttgttttgtctccaggtgtccccttgtctccaggtgtcctcttgtctccaggtgtagttttgtctccaggtgtcTTCTTGTCTTCAGGTGTCTTCTTGTTTCCAggtgtcctcttgtctccaggtgttgttttttctccaggtgtcctcttgtctccaggtgtcctcttgtctccaggtcttgttttgtctccagaggtcttgttttgtctccaggtgtccacttgtctccaggtgtagttttgtctccaggtgtcctcttgtctccaagtgttgttttgtctccaggtgtcctcttgtctccaagtgttgttttgtctccaggtgtcctcttgtctccaggtgtccccttgtctccaggtgtagttttgtctcttGGTGTCCCCGTGTCTCTAGGTGTAGTCTTGTCTCTAggtgtcctcttgtctccaggtgtcctcttgtctccaggtgtagttttgtctcctggtatcctcttgtctccaggtgtcctcttgtctccaggtgtagttttgtctcttGGTGTCCTCTTGTTTCCAggtgtcctcttgtctccaagtgttgttttgtctccaggtgtcctcttgtctccaagtgttgttttgtctccaagtgttgttttgtctccagttgttgttttgtctccaggtgtagttttgtctcctggtatcctcttgtctccaggtgtccccttgtctccaggtgttctcttgtctccaggtgtagttttgtctcctggtatcctcttgtctccaggtgtcccCTTGTCTCCAG gtgtcctcttgtctccaggtgtagttttgtctcttggtgtcctcttgtctccaggtgtcctcttgtctccaagtgttgttttgtctccaggtgtcctcttgtctccaggtgtagttttgtctcctggtatcctcttgtctccaggtgtagtTTTGTCCCCAGGTGTAgttttgtctccaggtgtcTTCTTGTCTTCAGGTGTCttcttgtctccaggtgtcctcttgtctccaggtgttgttttgtctcctggtatcctcttgtctccaggtgtcctcttgtctccaggtgtagttttgtctccaggtgtcctcttgtctccaagtgttgttttgtctccaggtgtccccttgtctccaggtgtcctcttgtctccaggtgtagttttgtctccaggtgtcctcttgtctccaggtgtagtcttgtctccaggtgtcctcttgtctccaggtgtagttttgtctccaggtgttctcttgtctccaggtgtagttttgtctcctggtatcctcttgtctccaggtgtcctcttgtctccaggtgtagttttgtctcttggtgtcctcttgtctccaggtgtcctcttgtctccaagtgttgttttgtctccaggtgtcctcttgtctccaagtgttgttttgtctccaagtgttgttttgtctccagttgtagttttgtctcctggtatcctcttgtctccaggtgtccccttgtctccaggtgtagttttgtctccaggtgttctcttgtctccaggtgtagttttgtctcctggtatcctcttgtctccaggtgtcccCTTGTCTCCAGGTttcctcttgtctccaggtcttgttttgtctccaggtgtccccttgtctccaggtgtagttttgtctccaggtgtcctcttgtctccaagtgttgttttgtctccaggtgtcctcttgtctccaggtgtagttttgtctcctggtatcctcttgtctccaggtgtccccttgtctccaggtgtcctcttgtctccaggtgtagttttgtctcttggtgtcctcttgtctccaggtgtcctctCTTCTCcaagtgttgttttgtctccaggtgtagtcttgtctccaggtgtcctcttgtctccaggtgtagttttgtctccaggtgttctcttgtctccaggtgtagttttgtctcttggtgtcctcttgtctccaggtgtcctcttgtctccaagtgttgttttgtctccaggtgtcctcttgtctccaagtgttgttttgtctccagttgtagttttgtctcctggtatcctcttgtctccaggtgtccccttgtctccaggtgtagtTTTGTCTCCAGGTGTTCTCTTGTCTCCAGATGTAGTTTTGTCTCCTGGTatcctcttgtctccaggtgtcccCTTGTCTCCAGGTttcctcttgtctccaggtgtagtTTTGTCTCCTGGTGTCCccttgtctccaggtgtccccttgtctccaggtgtcctcttgtctccaggtgtagttttgtctccaggtgtcctctTATCTCcaagtgttgttttgtctccaggtgttgttttgtctccaggtgtagttttgtctcctggtatcctcttgtctccaggtgtcctcttgtctccaggtgtagttttgtctcttggtgtcctcttgtctccaggtgtcctcttgtctccaagtgttgttttgtctccaggtgtcctcttgtctccaagtgttgttttgtctccagttgtagttttgtctcctggtatcctcttgtctccaggtgtccccttgtctccaggtgtagtTTTGTCTCCAGGTGTTCTCTTGTCTCCAGATGTAGTTTTGTCTCCTGGTatcctcttgtctccaggtgtcccCTTGTCTCCAGGTttcctcttgtctccaggtgtagtTTTGTCTCCTGGTGTCCccttgtctccaggtgtccccttgtctccaggtgtcctcttgtctccaggtgtagttttgtctccaggtgtcctctTATCTCcaagtgttgttttgtctccaggtgttgttttgtctccaggtgtagttttgtctcctggtatcctcttgtctccaggtgtccccttgtctccaggtgtcctcttgtctccaggtgtagttttgtctcttggtgtcctcttgtctccaggtgtcctcttgtctccaagtgttgttttgtctccaggtgtcctcttgtctccaagtgttgttttgtctccaggtgtagttttgtctcctggtgtagttttgtctcttggtgtcctcttgtctccaggtgtcctcttgtctccaagtgttgttttgtctccaggtgtcctcttgtctccaagtgttgttttgtctccagttgtagttttgtctcctggtatcctcttgtctccaggtgtccccttgtctccaggtgtagtTTTGTCTCCAGGTGTTCTCTTGTCTCCAGATGTAGTTTTGTCTCCTGGTatcctcttgtctccaggtgtcccCTTGTCTCCAGGTttcctcttgtctccaggtgttgttttgtctccaggtgtccccttgtctccaggtgttgttttgtctccaggtgtagttttgtctccaggtgtcctctTATCTCcaagtgttgttttgtctccaggtgttgttttgtctccaggtgtagttttgtctcctggtatcctcttgtctccaggtgtccccttgtctccaggtgtcctcttgtctccaggtgtagttttgtctcttggtgtcctcttgtctccaggtgtcctcttgtctccaagtgttgttttgtctccaggtgtTCTCTTGTCTCcaagtgttgttttgtctccaagtgttgttttgtctccagttgttgttttgtctgcaggtgtagttttgtctcctggtatcctcttgtctccaggtgtagttttgtctccaggtgttctcttgtctccaggtgtagttttgtctcctggtatcctcttgtctccaggtgtcccCTTGTCTCCAGGTttcctcttgtctccaggtcttgttttgtctccaggtgtccccttgtctccaggtgtcctcttgtctccaagtgttgttttgtctccaggtgtccccttgtctccaggtgtcctcttgtctccaggtTTAGTTTTGTCTCTTGGTGTtctcttgtctccaggtgtagttttgtctctaggtgtcctcttgtctccatgtgtagtcttgtctccaggtgtcctcttgtctccaggtgtagttttgtctccaggtgtcctcttgtctccaggtgtagttttgtctctAGGTGTtctcttgtctccaggtgtagttttgtctctaggtgtcctcttgtctccaggtgtagtcttgtctccaggtgtcctcttgtctccaggtgtcgttttgtctccaggtgttctcttgtgtccaggtgtccccttgCCTCcaggtgttgttttgtctctagGTGTCCTCTCTTCTCCAGGTGTCCTGTTGTCTCcacttcttgttttgtctccaggtgtcctcttgtctccaggtgtagttttgtctccaagtgtcctcttgtctccaggtgttttttttgtctctcggtgtcctcttgtctccaggtgtcctcttgtctccaagtgtagttttgtctccaggtgtcctcATGTCTCTTGGTATCCTCTTGCCTCcaggtgttgttttgtctctaggtgtcctcttgtctccaggtgtcctcttgtctccaggtctttttttgtctccagGTCTTGTTTTATCTCCAggtgtcctcttgtctccaggtgtcctcttgtctccaggtgtagttttgtctccaggtgttttttttttgtctctaggtgtcctcttgtctccaggtgtcctcttgtctccaggtgttgttttgtctcttggtgtcctcttgtctccaggtgtttttttgtctctaggtgtcctcttgtctccaggtgtcctcttgtctccaagtgtagttttgtctccaggtgtcctcATGTCTCTAGGTATCCTCTTGCCTCcaggtgttgttttgtctctaggtgtcctcttgtctccaggtgtcctcttgtctccaggtgtagttttgtctccaggtgttttttttttgtctccaggtgtttttttttgtctctaggtgtcctcttgtctccaggtgtcctcttgtctccaggtgttgttttgtctcttggtgtcctcttgtctccaggtgtagttttgtctccaggtgtcctcgtgtctccaggtgtcctcgtgtctccaggtgtcctcttgtctccaggtgtcctctAG